A single genomic interval of Aedes aegypti strain LVP_AGWG chromosome 1, AaegL5.0 Primary Assembly, whole genome shotgun sequence harbors:
- the LOC5572032 gene encoding uncharacterized protein LOC5572032 — MALLHKKHSEIPEDAVRLNEREALIYFMKLVDGWPDKWEIWPLTFTPGILGATTVMSSIYINSHYRSKLKLGNYGRLSSYIPAVVLPAIMTTFFHKSFIVPDVVLNTRQCAVCVQTRAGLLQAGFSTAYPMLLAPMSAFMFATRHFTYRLPSITEQPREVLKMYKKLSSPLMMPVIALLAFNMMASMFLTGKEMQTVYKINLTLQDREQAEELED; from the exons ATGGCATTATTACATAAAAAGCACAGCGAAATACCGGAGGATGCCGTGAGATTGAACGAAAGGGAGGCCTTGATCTACTTTATGAAACTGGTAGATGGATGGCCGGACAAGTGGGAAAT ATGGCCCTTGACGTTCACCCCTGGAATTCTGGGAGCAACGACGGTCATGTCCAGCATCTACATCAATAGCCACTACCGATCGAAGCTCAAACTGGGCAACTATGGACGTCTATCCAGTTATATACCGGCCGTGGTCCTGCCGGCAATCATGACCACATTTTTCCACAAGAGTTTCATCGTGCCGGACGTGGTGCTCAACACACGGCAATGTGCGGTTTGTGTTCAAACCAGGGCTGGACTGTTACAGGCAGGGTTCAGCACCGCTTACCCGATGCTGCTAGCACCGATGTCTGCCTTCATG TTCGCCACCCGACATTTCACTTACCGTTTGCCGTCGATTACCGAGCAGCCGCGGGAAGTGCTCAAGATGTACAAAAAGCTGTCCAGTCCGCTCATGATGCCGGTGATTGCCCTGCTGGCATTCAATATGATGGCGTCGATGTTCCTTACCGGCAAAGAGATGCAGACTGTGTacaaaattaatctgacactgcAGGACAGGGAGCAGGCGGAGGAGTTGGAGGATTGA